The sequence aacagaagttaggctatccctgtccagattggGTGGCAGCCCAGCTACCTCCCTAAGCTgacagaaggcactccgtgccatcgAGGCCACCCGGGCCTCAAGCagcagtaatggatccagaaggaccCCCAAGCTGCACATcttttccttcagagggagtgtaaccccatccaaagcaggccatgccccacccacctgtctagggaaccacccactaacagagccttggtcttgtctggattcagctgcCATTAATGAGGCCAGACATCAGTCCCATGCATCCACTGCCACACTGCAGATATGAAGAAGTAGAAtcgcatatcatcagcatatcacTGTCAACACACTCCAACATCCCGGATGACCCCACCTGGtggtttcatgttgatgttaaggAGCTTGGGGGATAGATCTGAATCCTGTGGGACCCCACACTGAAGGATCCACAGGCCCAAATAACAGTCCCCAAGTGCCATCCTCTGAAAacaaccatccaagtaggactgggaccACCGCAGAGCAGTGCCACCCCCCAACTCAGCCGTTCCAGAAGAAAACTGCTCAGAGGTCAAGGAGGATTaaagggacacactccccccctctctcgataaacaggacaaccaaggcagtttccgtgTCAAAACAGGCCTAAActccaattgaaatggatctagaaaattggtTCCATCAGAGAGTCTGGATCTTGCCCTCAACCACATGCTCAAGAACCGTGCCCAGGAAGGGAACATTGGCGACTGGCTGATAATTATTTAGATTTTTTgaatccaaggagggtttcttaagAAGTGGTCTTACCATCCCCTCTTTTAGGCAGGCGGGAACCAGCCCTCTTGCAAAGAGGCTTTAAACGCCTCCATGGGCCAGCAGGCCACCctttccttgccagtttttacCAGCCACTTTATCATTACTGCATTTATTTATACATCATGCTGAATGCACATGGTGCTTTATAGATTTTCAGTGCTATGAGGGAGGGGTTGAAATGGGAGAGGAGTGGTAGTGGCATAAAGGGATGCAGCATTTAAGAGACAGGCCTCTTGTGCCAACAGACCTAGGCaactgtttaaaatgtctcttgagtagtCAGTCATTTTAACAATTattttgcattgcttttaaatgtttttatgctgcCGTACagtgccctgatgttttgcaaaagGGTGCTATAGAAATACTTTGATCAATCAAGCAGAAGACTTTGGCTATGGCTCAGAGTGGCAGAACTGGAGGCACACAGGATGCAGGTGGGGATATAAAGGTAGAGGCACAGGGGGAGGCCAGTCATGGAAAGCTTGAATGGTGAGAGCAAATAATTTGTACCAGACTCAGAAGAGAATTGGAAACTAGGGAAAGGATCTAAGGAGGGGAGACATCAAGTGGGCTGAGCGAtgcaaaacaggcaactgacttTGGCAACAAAGTTCTGAGGTTTGAGAAGGGAAGGCAGGGAGGTTGAATTGCTATAGTTGCGGCAGGAGATGATGAGTGGGGGAAGAAAGTGGATAAtgcaaagcttttctccctctctcataataatatAATCCACTGAGGTcattcaaggaagctgaatgctggaagattcaggacaaaggaAAGTAGTTGTTCACACATCAcataggtaaactatggaatttgttcccacaagatgcagttggatggctttaacagaggattagacaaattaatggaggatatcaTTCAGCTACGAGCTATGATGaccatgttctgcctccactcttGGACGCAGAATtcctctgaatacaagttgctgggaattgcaaaagGAGAGGGCTGTAATGTTGAGAGCTGCGAAGCTTGTAGACTTTGGGGGCAATTTGTGTGTTGGACCCTGAGTGacagccaggaggttgagagatgttgactggagaagtgcaaggcaattgttttaataatttatttgttaatttgtattatgtatgcagtTGTATTGTGGCTTTcgtgtatatttttatatttgctgttgttttatctgctgtacaccacttagaggtttctatatatattaagcggtatagaaaaggcttaaataaataaatagttgtactcaggttctgcttatgggcttcccattggagcacctgcttggccactgtgaggaaagGGATGCTGGAACAaatgggcccccttgggcctgacCCAGCTGCAGCCGGGTGCTTCTTATGTCCTACCAGAGAGGGTGGAAAAGAGTATTATGCAGGGAGTATCAACACAGCAGAGAGAACTGGACATGGGGAGCAAGGGAGAGGGAGGAGCCAAAGATCCGAGGCAAGGCTGTGGTCCTTGGTGATGCTGTCAGCAGACACACAAATGAATCAAAGAGGAGGTGGCGGCTTGGGAGGAAAGATGCGTTGCTGAACAGCAATGAGACAGCCATGCAAAAACATCAGAGGGGCAGCTGGAGATGAAGAAGGAAAGGTCTTAGCTGGAGAGGCAGAACTGGGGGCCTCCACTGGAAGACACGAGGTGCCGAGAGCCCTGGGGCTTGATAAGCTCACCCAAGGGCAGAACAGGAAAGAGAACACAGGGCCTGAAGGAATCCTAGCAGAGAGAGGGAAAGCAGAGGGAAAATTGGTCCAGCTTAAAGAaggaatgagagccagtgtggcatagcggttagagtgtttgactacgacctgggagaccagggttcgaatccccacacagccatgaagctcactgggtgaccttgggccagtcactgcctctcagcctcagaggaaggcaaacatcctctgaataccgcttaccacgaaaaccctattcatagggtcatcataagtcagaatctcCTTGAAGGCACTCACATTTCCTTTTCAAAGAAGGAATACACCGTTCAGCAGACAGGAATATAAGAAGTGAAAACAGAGTAATAGCAGAAGTTCTAGAAATCACAAGAGTTGAGGGGAGAGAGTGTAAAAGGTGGCAGCGGCTGAGGAGACTGTATCCCAACtagaccaggcatggggaacctgctgTTTAGatattgttgggactccaactcccatcagccccaatgatCAGCGATGATGATGGGAGCTTGAGAGCTCCCACAGGTTTCCTGCCCCTGCTTTATGCCTAGCTGGTCTCTCGCCCCCCCCTCCTTCTTAGGAAGCAAACTGGCTGAGGGGCAGCTTTTTCATTTCCTCACTCAAGAGTCTTTCAGACTGAAGAATTAAGACCCAGATTGAGAACAAGAGTTTCTCAGAGTGGATCGTGGCATGAAAGAAGCACAACTGCCCATGGTGTGCACATTCAGCCGGAGGCTGCCTCTAGGGAACAGGTTTGGCAGGAGGGGAGGATGCTCTTGTGCTtagctcctgcttgtgggcttcccataggcatctggttggcccctgtgagagcaggatgttgggactagatgggccactgcaggAGGGCTAAAGGCTGGTTATGGCACAAGCCTTCACAGGCTTCCCTGGCACTATAATCCCGGCAGTCTCCGGAGTCCCATAGCACAATCTGTACACTTGTGCTGCAAAAGTCAAGCACAGCTCCTCCTTGGGAACAAACTCCAACTCTTGCTCAAGATTAGTGAAGGAGAGAACCACAGGCCCAGCTGGTGATCACTATGAAAAATGGCTGCCCTAAATCTGCCACAGGGATCTAAATGATATTAGATGCCCCAAagcagggcaagagggagggcgcTGGCTCAAGGCCCTTCTCTAAAACCTCGGCAAGGTCAGATTCTGCCATTCCAAATTTCTGTTTCTGCAAAGTCAGTTTAGCTTCCCAAGAACATGCctgcaaaaaagaagaaagaggaaggaagctGCCTGTCCAGAGGCAATATGAGTCTGGGAGGGGAAGGGATCAGAAGGGTTATTTGGGGGCTTTTCCTCACCAAGTCCTGGTTACAACAAGCTGAGAGCATTATCCACTCCAGCTTTCAGAACACCCCCCAAAATAGTCCCCCCAGGTTTGAGAGGCCTTGCAGGGTGACTCTGATGGCCACAGAGCGCCTGCCTTTTGATGCACATGTTCCTTTCAGATGTCAGGAAGTTGAGCTCCCCAGCAACAGGCCAGCCAGAAAGAGGTGTCCCTTAGTGAACAGATGGGCTTCCTAAGGGCCACTGCAGGCCAGGGTGAGGTTAAGCCCAGACGCTGGTTCTGCTGTTGACTCTGGCCAGGCCCTGCTATACGTAGTTCAGTTTTGATCCTCACAACCTGCAGTTCAGGTGCTATCATTCATTACACAAGGAATGACAAATGTTCCATTACCTGAATTGGCATATAAGATGGAAGCAGCTCAGTTAGTCCTTGCAGTCTAAGTGAAGGAGCCTAGGTAACTGTAAAGAACAGTATTAGGATAGGAATATGCTGCAGAGAGAATGTGGCCCGTTTGTGACACTGGAAATGCTGCCAAGATGAATCAGTTTGGCAAAATGCCAGACAAGCCACTGACCAAAGAGGCAGAGAAAAGCTCATGACAAACAGGTAAGAACAGGAATTGTCTCCTCGCTGTACCCCGGGAAGGAGCTCCCATGCCCTTCTCACTTGTTtgcccacggggggggggggattgcagATGGAGAATTGCAGGGGAAGGTCTTGCCAGGAGAACAAATTGGGGCTCGCTCCATGTGCTGCCAGGCTGAACTAACCCTGTCCAAACCATGACAGCTCAGCAGCCCAGCCACAGAAACTGCCCCTCTGCCCTCAGTGGGAGGAACTGGAGAGGAAGGTGGCAAGCCTCTGCGACTGTGCCCTTTCTCTGGGGCAGGGAACATGCCATTCTGAGCACTCTCTGCCTATGGTGTATCTAGAGCTGCAGGGATGCTCCCTCCTTCCCAACTGCACTTCTGTGGCCGTTCTCAACAGCCACGTTGTCACCCAGAGTTGGGAAGGGGCATTCCAACAGCTCTGGATGCTCTTTTTGGTCCATGTCTTGGTAGGGCTCAGATGGGTACATTTTCCAGAGAACAGGACTGAGTCCCAAGCCACACACTGAGGCTGCGTCACAGCAAAGGCCACTTCTAACTGTTCTTTTCCATTCAGTCCCCTCCCTGCAGACTCTTTGCCGGCTGGCCATCCAGAAACACATCGCCCACCGACTGGACATTGATGGGCTCAACCTCCCCCCAGTGCTGAAGAACTTCTGCAAATACGAGTGAAGCAGCCAATGCGCCTGTGCACCCACTGCCCAAGTCGCCTACCCAGGAGACCAGTCTTTTTCAGAGAATGCACATGAACAATTAAACAGTGGTGAAGCCATGCTCCATCTTGGCTCCATCAACAGAATGCAAGGCTTGTGGGCCTCAGTTCCAATGTAATCCTAGGGGCAGCCACCCCTATGCCACAAGATACTCCCTGAAAAGACAAAGCTGCTCGTCAAACAACAGGACCCAGAAACGGCAGGAGAGTTCCGAACTAAGGAGGATTTGATTTTCAGACTGCAAGAAGATTTAGTAGCAAGCAGCGCCAGACTGGAACTACTGGCCAAACAGACATGTACTCAGGGGCCTAGAGGCTGTTGCTATGGGGAAAGAGTGGTGTAAGGCACAAGGCAGTGGACTTCACTGTAGTTGTGACAGTTCAATAAAGACTGCCTGAGAAAAGAGCAAGAGGCATCCTGGGCATGGTGACTTCACTGCGGCCTTGGCTGCCTTGCCCTCAAGGGCTCCTAAGCAAGGGATATTTTCTGTTTcattgctgtacaccgccctcatactgcagaatataaatatttttataaacaaacaaacagatagcCTGGTTATGGAGACAGGCTTAGAAAGATGCAGCGCCCACTCCGGGCCACCCGAGTCGGAAGAGGCTTAGCCACCCGACTGCCCCCCTTTCAAACTCCCCCAGGAACTACGCCTTGGgcagaggggcaaggcagtggctGCATAGTGGCTCTGTGTGACATAAGGGCCAAGCCCTGTGACACTGGTTCTAGAATGGGAGGAACTTAAGGACAGGCACAGcactggagcagcagcagcaggagaggccGGCTCTCAGCTGACACAATGTCCTATTATGGGATGGGGAAAGTTTCCTCAGGCTTCTTTTCATCTCTGAGTCCAGGTAACGGTTCCTTTTTGCTCTCCAAGGAGTTTTGTGCAGACAGCACCTGCTCTCAAATTTACGACCAGGCAGCTGTCTGCTGTCAAGTCCAAATGGGATCAGGTCCCCAAGCAGCTCAAAATGCCAATGGAGGAGAAGCACATCCGTAACGAACAGGCTGGGTTCCATTTCAGGTCTGCGTACGGAAGGTGCCTGTTAGTCGCACCAGGGAAGATAAATGCAGAGCCCCAGACCTGCTCACTTCCAGCCCGTTTGGGTAAAAGGAGTTTGCTGTCTCCCTGCCAATTGTCCCCCCCCTTCAGAAACAGCATCACTGGGCAGAAGCATCTCCCTTCCCACAACCCTTGCATGTCCTGTACAAGTCACATTTCACCTGGGAGAGAAACAGACACTCCTCTGCTTCTGGGCACGTATCCTTTCCTATTCCTCCCCCTCCAAATCCGGGGGGGGGGCTCATTACACTACCCCAAAGATCAGTGGTTGTTCCCAGTGGCACAAAGGTGGCCACCCTGGGTCCACACACCTCTTCAGCAAGGCCTGACAGCTGGACCCAGTATGCTTTGTAAACTGCTAAGAGGTTTTCCACAATCAAGTGGTACATAAATCTGTGAAattaaataaacacataaataaataaaagggacaAGACTAGGAGGAAGGCCCCACATGCAACCTCTCCTAGGTTctcctggggtggggtggggaacaggGAGCCAGTGGAATGAAAATCAGAGTGCTTCTAAGCATCTCCCTCTTGGGAAAGCTGTTTATGCAGCATGTGGAGGCAAGAGAATGCGTGGGCAATGGAAACAGATACTGACAGCATGTAAGGGACTCACACCCTTCATCTGCTCTGTCCTCAACCTAGCCTGAAAATCTGCCCCCCCCATGACTTTGCCACACCTTCTCCGTGCCGTTCCACCTCAAAGGATGGAGTGTGCTAATACTCCATCTCACCCACCTCCCACTATGGCCTCCCTGCTCTGCTAAGGAGGACAGCTGAAGAAAATGCCCCAGAACACCCCAGCTGATGTTCTTCCCCCCCACCTTTTGCACAGGAGAATCCAGCAGCAGAGAGGTCAAAATGGCACCAAGCAGCCTGTCAGGCCTCTGCTCTGGGATACCGAGGGAGACCCCTGCTCCAGTCGGGCTCTCCTCCGCTGTAGGGCTCCTGAGGAGGCAACTGCAAGCCAGACAGGGAGATCCGCTCCACTTCAGTGCCACCCAGCTGCTCCAGGAGCCAGACGTCAAGCAGCCTTGCGGGGGAGCCTGCCGCTCACCAAGCGCCCCAGGCCAGGGGATACCAGCAGCAAGGTGGGAGCCACACAGGGGTCTCTCTTGCAGACAGCGTCCCCCTCAGGGACTGGCACAGGAATGTCCCAGGGAACATACAGGCGACAGGTGGCGGTGCCTCTTTTCTGCGCCACCGCCCCACTCTCTCAGCCAGCAGCCCAAGGATTTTGCCCCGGCCAGGTGGGGCTTCTTGCCCAGTGAAGTCTTCCTTATGTCAGCACAGTTTGGCAAAGACAGAGGGGCACAGCCAGGGCTGCACCTGACCCCCAATATCTGCATCTTGACCTTGGCCATGATGATTGCTGGCATCCCCACAGTCCCCGTGCCAGGGGTGCGCgaggaagacatgattcatgcTGCTCAGTGTTTCATGGCAGAGAAACTGGAGCCTGCAGAACTGCAAGGGGAGGCAGcccacaggaggaggaggaggagatgggctTCAGTGCAGCGCCTGGGGCCGTCCAGCAAGAGGGGGCAGAGGCAGCGGAAGAGGGCAACCCACAGGGGCCTCCTGCCTCTGTTTCTAGAACAGCTGGAGAAGTAAGAGGAGGGGAGAGACGCTCTGCAAGAGACTCATGATTCTGGTTTGAAAAGCCTACATAAAAGTTTGCACAAATGAAGTGCTGTGCTAGTCTGTCCTTCCATTTCagtaaccaggtttttggccacatgccctgcccccaccctgacCTCCAAAAGCCTAACTAGAATTTGCCCCAGACAGAAAATGGGGTGGTTATACAGCTAGGCTCCCTGGGACATAGTGGAAGGTGTAACACAGCGCTCTCTGCTCATGTCCCAAACTGCAGCGCTTGCCACTTCCTGCAGCCACGGCCCATCTCCCCTCACGGCGTCTCCCACAGGTCTTGCTGTGTCCTTCCTCCACCACAGTTTCCAGTCTGACACAACACACAACTGGGTGCTTCTGCCAACTCTGGCACTGGCTTGCTGCCTGGCAGAGTACAGGAGGCCAGAACTAGCCAAACTGCTCCTGTGTACACTTGCAGAGGTGCCCCACCCTGTTTCCTCACTAGAGCAAGAATGATAATTAATGGCTGATACTGAGAAATGACAAACAGGAAAGACTCATTTACTGACAACCTGGGACTTTACCAAAGAAAGCCATGCTCTTGATgggatatttgggggggggggggcttttaatAATTAAAGGGAATAggacagcaggagtgggggaggCCAGGCCATCTTTGCTGTGCAGAATTGGGGACACACTGGTGCCTTTGAGCAATAGTAGTGGAGAGAGGCGAGGGGGGTCGAGCTTCACAGGATCTCGGGCCAGTGACCAACCACAGTTCATGTCAGGCATGCCCCGGCCCTCTTCTGAGTTGTCTGCAGAGTCCCACACAAAAGCACAGGTTTGCGTGTAAATGCACCATCTTGGACTGTGCATCAATGCTACTCTCACAAAGACACTCAGATCACAATGAAACATTAACCTTATGTTTCTAACTCTTCTGTGGAGACCACAGCTAGAAGACTGCTTCTGCGGGGAAGAAGCTAGGCAGAAGGGTCTGCTCCCAGGACAAGGACCAGATGCCCCAGACCTTAATTATAACTTCACCTGCACGTAAGGCCCAATCCAGCTATCAGCCAGTTCACGAAGGGTGCTGTACCTGCGATCAAACTCCTCGTGGCTACACTGGCTCAGAAGCCGACTGATCTCCACAGTTAGAAATGACACAGCCAGGTACTTATCTAACAACTCATCCCATGAACTCCTCAGGACCTCCAGCAGGCCATCAGTGCTGGTCTGCCCTGTTTGAGAGACGCCATGCCCCTTGCGCCACCGCACAGGGATCCTCTCTGGCTCGACATCCTTCCCTTTTGAGTTCAGCACAGCCAGGACATGCCTGCAGGGCAGCTGGAATGTTTGGCTGAAGTGGCAAGTGCAATTGTTGAGACCCTTGAGGCGCACAACCTGGGCATCTTCCAGGAGCTGTATGTTGACAGTGTCTTCATTGGTTCCCATCAAGTATACAGAACTTTGGACAACTGCAAGTTCATTCAAGCACAGCCTGGCTGCAGGATCTGTACAGATGTCACTCAGTGACTGCTTGATCTGCTGTTCAGCCTCTTCTAAAGTGATCTCTATCTCTTGCTTGCAAGCTGGATCTTCAGCAGCAACCTCTGCCTTTTGCGTCAGAGGATTCTGTGGGGCTGTTGGAGGAGGATCCCGAGGAAGGAGGGGCCTCTGAGAGTTCACAGCAGATGAGTTAAGTACCAGCaggttctgaacagaggagataTTCCCACTGAGCAGGGTGGCTGGGCATGGCACAGTCTCCAAGGAGCTCTTCAGAACACCCTTCTGGTAATTCTTTGCTATGCTGGTGATACAGGTATCCAGGGATGGCCCTAAGCAGTAGACTTGACTTAAGCTGTGCGTAATCATCTCCAGATCTTTAAAATATTGACTACATTCCCCCCAGGTCCGCCAGCGGTGCAACGCCCAGATCTTTTCATTGAGCAACCAGTCTTTGTGGAGCTGGGGCAACAAGTTTGGTTTCACAAAGtcactcaagatggtgtacatctTTTTCAAGTTACTCTCGCTGGGGGCGCACATAGCATTCCTCAAGGCACTCAGGATCAGCCTTTCCGTGTGGAATTCCAGGGAGACCTGGTGGATCTTGTGCTGCAAATGTTTGCATATATGGAAGACTGACAGTTGGACATCTGCAGAGGGGAATGCTTCTGACAGTGTTGGCAGCCACCGGAAGCGTGGATCAACAAGGAAGGTCTTGATCTGCTTCCATTCAGGATTGAAGGCCTTGAAGGTGTGGTACATGTGAGCCAGGCCTTCTGCCGACTCCCTGGTGGGGACTGAAAAGTGAATCACTTTGGTCATCTCCCCTTCAAGCTTCAGGAAAGGCTTGTCCACCATGAACACGTAGAGGGCCTTGCCCCATGGGTTGTGTGTTCGATGAATAAGCACAACCTCCGGGTGATTTATGAAGACATCCCTCATTAGGATAGTTTGAAAACTGATGGACTCCAGCTGGGAGTTTTTGTCCAGCTGGTAAGCCACCAGTGAGCCACAGTCAAAGCTTAGTAGCTCCTTCACAGTGTCAAGGGCCATCACTCCCCAGGGGCTGGATGGACTCTCTTCTTGAACCTCTTTCTTGTAGAGCTTTTTCAGTGATGCTAATCAGGGAAAGAGTTGGTGTTTCTGCTGCTCTCATGCAGGTGCTAAGAGCGATCAAAGCTCATCTCAGACTGCAGGGCCTAGTGGGAAAGAAAAATGGTTAAACAAAGACAATTTTCCCGATGGGTGCTGCTGTTCTGGTgtgttagattttatcttcattgtttttgatttttaatgcctacgtattgtatgcctatgttgtacgtcgcccagagtggctggacagccagccagatgggcgattaataaattcaattaataataataaataaaaggatgCCCAGAATAGCCTCCAGAAGGTGACTGACACGAGTATTTTACATTATGCAAAATAATGACGGGAAATTTGGGGTTCTTGGACTAGGGGTCCTTAAGGAATTAGAGAACACGGGCTTCAGGCaaaagtaggcctttattctaTACGA comes from Rhineura floridana isolate rRhiFlo1 chromosome 6, rRhiFlo1.hap2, whole genome shotgun sequence and encodes:
- the SPATA25 gene encoding spermatogenesis-associated protein 25; this translates as MFFPPTFCTGESSSREVKMAPSSLSGLCSGIPRETPAPVGLSSAVGLLRRQLQARQGDPLHFSATQLLQEPDVKQPCGGACRSPSAPGQGIPAARWEPHRGLSCRQRPPQGLAQECPREHTGDRWRCLFSAPPPHSLSQQPKDFAPARWGFLPSEVFLMSAQFGKDRGAQPGLHLTPNICILTLAMMIAGIPTVPVPGVREEDMIHAAQCFMAEKLEPAELQGEAAHRRRRRRWASVQRLGPSSKRGQRQRKRATHRGLLPLFLEQLEK
- the ZSWIM1 gene encoding zinc finger SWIM domain-containing protein 1; translation: MALDTVKELLSFDCGSLVAYQLDKNSQLESISFQTILMRDVFINHPEVVLIHRTHNPWGKALYVFMVDKPFLKLEGEMTKVIHFSVPTRESAEGLAHMYHTFKAFNPEWKQIKTFLVDPRFRWLPTLSEAFPSADVQLSVFHICKHLQHKIHQVSLEFHTERLILSALRNAMCAPSESNLKKMYTILSDFVKPNLLPQLHKDWLLNEKIWALHRWRTWGECSQYFKDLEMITHSLSQVYCLGPSLDTCITSIAKNYQKGVLKSSLETVPCPATLLSGNISSVQNLLVLNSSAVNSQRPLLPRDPPPTAPQNPLTQKAEVAAEDPACKQEIEITLEEAEQQIKQSLSDICTDPAARLCLNELAVVQSSVYLMGTNEDTVNIQLLEDAQVVRLKGLNNCTCHFSQTFQLPCRHVLAVLNSKGKDVEPERIPVRWRKGHGVSQTGQTSTDGLLEVLRSSWDELLDKYLAVSFLTVEISRLLSQCSHEEFDRRYSTLRELADSWIGPYVQVKL